The genomic stretch ctaagaaggatgACAAGGCAAGGATGTGTGTTAACTATTGGGATTTGAACagagcaagtcccaaagatgatttcccgcttcctcatattgatgtattggtagataacactGCCCAATTCTCGGtattttctttcatggatggattctccggttacaatcaaatcaaaatggctctgaaagatatagagaagaccacgtttatcacaccttggggaaccttttgttataaggtaatgccttttggtttgaagaacgcgGGGGTAACATACCAGCGCATTATGGTGACcctctttcatgacatgatcCATAAGGAGATTGAGTGTTATATGGATGACATGATTGCAAAGTCCTATACGGAGGAAGAACATCTAGTcaatttgcagaaattgtttgagaGATTGAGGaaattcagactgaggttgaatcccAACAAATGTACTTTCAGGGTAAGATCTGGTAAATTACTTGGCTTTCTGataagtgaaagaggaatcgaggttgatcctacgaaaataaaagaaattcaagagatgcctgaaccaaagATGGAAAAAGAAGTgtgtggtttcttagggaggttgaactacattgctaggTTCATCTCTAATCTAACAGCCACTTGTGAATTAATgttcaagttattgagaaaagataCGGTCGTCTGGTGGAACGAAGATTGTCAAGGAgcatttgaaagaataaaagaatacttgcaagaacctccaattcttatGCCTCTAGTATAAGGAAAGTAGAAtgaagatcgttgatcatgtatcttATTGTCCTCAATGGGTCAATGAGGTCTGTATTAGGCCAACATGACGAGActggccgaaaagagcatgcaatatactacctgagcaaaatgtttaccaactgtgaaatcaaatattcactgctcgagaaaacttgttgcgctcTAGCATGGGCTGCTCGGCGATTGAGATAGTATATCTTGACTCTTACCACCTTTTTGATCTAAAAGATGGACCCGattaagtatatttttgaaaagttTGCTCTCACAGGAAGGGTTGCCtgttggcaaatgattttaacagaatatgatattcaatATACAACTCAAAATCCATAAAGAGTGGTATAATTGCTGATTACTTGGCCCATCAACCCAtagaggattatcaaccaatgaagtttgaatttcctgatgaagatgtGTTATTTCTCAAAGAATATTACAATAGACCAGACCCATATGAAGGCCCAGAACCAGGATCGCGATGGACGCTCATGTTTGACGGTGCTTCAAATGCTTCGAGAAATGGTGTGGGAGTTGTCATTACTTCTCCCACGGGTTTTCATATTCCTTTCACTGCCATAATATGTTTTGATTGCACGAACAACATGAccgaatatgaagcttgcatctACGGGATTAAAGCAACtattgacttgagaatcaaatTTCTGAAGGTATACGGGGACTCAACTCTGGTCTTCATCAaaattaaaggagaatgggagagAAGACACCCAAATCTGATTCCGTACCGGGAGCATGTATTGAAGTTGATTACATATTTTGAGGAGATCACATTTGACCATATCCCGAGAGAAGAAAATCACTTAGCAGATGCACTGGCTACTCTGGCATCCATGTTTAAAGTTAAATGGGCGAATGAGGCCCCCTCCATCATCATTATGAGGTTGGATGAGCCAACATTCTGCTATGCTAATGATGaagtgcaagatgataagccttgATTTTATGATATCAAAAGATACCTTGAAAGACAAGAGTACCCGGAGGATGCATCTATCCCATAtaagaaaacattgaggaagcTGTCTGCCAGGTTTTTCTTGAATGTggatgtgctgtataagaggaatcatgactctgttctgctcagatgtgtggatagacacaaagcagaaAGAATtatcaaggagattcatgaaggttcatttggAACCCATTCCAGTGGTCATACCATGGTTAAAAAGATTCTGAGAGCAtgttattactggatgaccatggaaaTTGATTGCTACCTTCATGCTAGATCGTGtcacaagtgccaaatttatgctgataaagtgcatgtTCCGTCTGTGCCGTTGAATGTCTTGACTTCTCCATGAACCTTTGTAATGTGGGGCATTAACATGATCTGACGCATTGAGCCCAACGCTTTGAACAAACATCGTTTCATcttagtggctattgattatttcaTAAAGTGGGTGGAAGTTGCTTCCCATGCCAATGTAACTAAGCAAGTGGTTGCCTGTTTCATCAAGCCGAATATCATTTGTCATTATGGGATCCCCGAGAAGATTATTACGGATAATGGATCCAATCTCAACAAGAAAATGATGACAGAGCTATGCTAGAACTTCAAAATTCAGCATCATAATTCCTTCTCGTATCGCCcgaagattgtgcagaagatggtggCAACCTATAAGGACTGACACAAGATGCTCccctttgctttgcatggttaccgcacttcggTGTGTACCTCGATCGGGGCAACCCCATTCTCATTAGTGTACGACATGGAAGTAGTTTTCCCTATTGAAGTTGAATTCCCTTCTTTAAGGTTGATGACAGATGTGAAACTTGACGAAGCTGAGTGAGTTCATAACAAATTCGATCAGTTGAACCTCATTGAAGAGAAAATAATGACTGTTATctgccatgggcagttatatcaaAAGCGAATGAAGAAGACATTTGATCAGAAAGTCCGTCCTCAGAGTTATAAGGCTGATGACCTCGTTTTGACAAGGATTATTCTTCCTCAAATTGATCATAGGGGCAAGTCTTCAGCTTCTTCAAGAACCCTCCTTCTCACGATTGCTGTTGCGTATATAGGTTGTTGAAAATTGTTAACAAGCGTATCTTTTTTTAGTAACATGTAACTTACATTTTTTTTTATCTTTGGAGTTTTACGAGTATTCCTCTATGATTATTATGTTTAACAAATGACACAatatttaaaaatgaataaatcttaaattttaaatataaaaaataataaaagagaatataattatttgaatttaacATTAAAAGATTAATTTTGAATAATAATTAAATCTATATCATATATATTAGAATTCAGAGTATCACAAAAGtcaataaaatatttaattaaaataatcTTTTTTCGTActaaaaaaacaattttttttagaTTAATTACTGTGCAGTTTTACAAAAAAGTTTTACACTTTATCAATAATTTGAAAGAAaatttgaaagaataaaagaattGCAGCTAGGAAAACAGTGGCCTGAGTGAGTAGTAGAAGTGAACTGAAACAACTGCTTTTAGGTTTAGAGATGGCTGAATACGAAGAAGAAGAAAGATACGAAGGGAACGGAGCCGGAGGAGGAGGCGGAGAAGGCGGAGGAGAAGGAGGAGGAGGAGAGGATCTCGACACCACTCATCCCTATCCTTCTTCTGCATCTTCTCCTCAACTTCTCGATCATCCCGTTTCCAAATCTCGCGTACGTTTTTCTTTCCAATTTCCAACTTAATTCGATTTCATGgatttgttttttttctttgttCGAGCATTTTCGATAATTAACAGTTAGGTTTTACTGTAATTCACGTTTGAAATGTACTATTTAGGCTTTGAGATTAAGCAATTAGGGTTAGTTAGTAATTGGTTTGTGTTTCATTTTATTGTTTATGTGTTTTACCTTTGAAATTAGAACCTATATAGAGAGATTAGAACCTATATAGAGAGAAGATTTTTTCCTTTTTGGTTTGAGTAATTATGTAATTGATAGTGGAATTGAACTCTTATGCATAGCTTATGTTTTTTTATTGTTTGTTTTGGCAGCATGAATCTCGTGATTATGATAGAGAATCATCGAGAAGCAGAGAAAAGGAACTAGAGAAAGACAGGAAAAGAGATAAGGAGAGGCACAGAGATAGAGACAGAGAGAGAGATCGTGGTGATGGGGAGAAGGAAAGGGATCCTCACCACAGAGACTATCGACACCGTGACAGAAAGGATAGGGAAAGGGGTAGGGGTAGAGATAGGGAGGATGGAGATTCTCACAGAAGTCGTGACCGTGACCGTGACCATGACAGGTTAAAAGCTCATATGAGATTTTCATTATTGATGCTTAATTTGTCTTGATTATTCATGTTTTATTAGTAATGTTGTTTCTtttggaattgttgttgttgttttgttcATTTTCAGTTTTGCTTAAAAAACTAGTTTATATTACAGAAGAGGAAGAGGGGATTATGATCGAGAGGAAAGGCATAAACGTAGGTCTCGATCTATTTCACCATCTAAAGATAGATCTGAGCATGGAACAAGGTCACGTTCTCGCTCGAAGAGGTAAATCATATAATAAACATACTTAACATTTAAGCGTATAGAACATGCTCTCGCATATGCACGGGTCAGCTATTCGGAAAAATATGAAGTTATGTTCCTTCCTTAAAAACATCAGTTGGATGAATGGTTCAATATATTgataacaacaataacaaccaAGTCTTATCCCACCTTTAAAAAAAAACAAGCCTTATCCCACTAAGTAGGGTTGGCTACAAAGGTTCTAACATTCTAACTACCTGATGAAATGTTTCTTAGTGTGAAGTAGCCTTTATTTTTTAATGCTAACATTATTTACTTACAGCAAAAGGGTTAGTGGTTTTGATTTGGCTCCCCCTCCTTCTGCAATGTTAGCTGGTTCTGCCGCTGTTACAGGTATTTGCTCTTGTGTTTTGTACAAACTTTGTTAATCTTAACTGCTTTCTTTTTTTGTTGGTCGTAGACTCGTAATAAGGAAAAAAGTTCATATCAAATTGCATGCTGTTATCTGGGTAAGCTGTATTCAGTTATTATCCGATCACGTAGCTCTTTGAGGAATGGTCACCTATGGTGTGCAATTTAATTTAGCCTTCTTTTTGTTTACTTGTTGATATAATCCTGAAACTAAAAGATGCTTTGGTTTTTTGTCTTCTGTTtagtgtttgtttgttttgtttctGTCTTATCTTATGCTCTAAGAAGGCAATGTTGGGCAACTTGCCCCAATGTGTTGACAATGGGCGTGAGCCGACATCTGTAGCTTTTATGTCCATGGAGGAATCAATGCACCGGTATTTGGTGGGTCTTGTTCGTCTTCAACTGGAAACTATATCTACTTTGGTAGACGTACAGATATTATCTCCAAAACTTGTTTAAATGTTCCTTTAATCTCATGCCTATGTTAAGAAGGTTAAATTCTAATGGAAATTGGAGTAAGAGGAGTCATTGATACCCAATCAATCAATAGTTATTCAAAAGGTTCAGTAATGAATTTGTTCTGAGGTGTAATATGCCTATATTAGCAGGTCAGATTACTGCGCCAAATCCTACAATTCCTGGAGTGTTGCAAAACATGTTTCCGATGGCTCCTAGTCAGGTATATCTCCCTTTATTTTTTTTCCCAGTCCTGGTTATTTTATAAGTTTTGGCTTACTTTAATTTGTCTTCCTGTTTTGCTTCTTCAGATGCAGCAGTTCAGTGCTCTCCCTATGATGCCAATTCAGGCTATGACACAACAGGTAAAGAAAGACTTTTCGGTGTATACTGATTTTAAGCACTTAATTGATCTATGAAGTTTTAGCAGTATATGTTCTAATTTAGGCACTTCATTGATGTGTGAAATTTATACAGGCTACTCGACATGCTAGAAGGGTGTATGTTGGAGGACTCCCTCCGACAGCCAATGAGCAGGTACCGGGCTTTAACAGGCCTTCTCTACTATCAGTTTTTCTGACTATTGGCTTCATGATCTTTGACCATATCTACTTCCTTACTGCTGGTTTTCGGATAATTGTAACTACTTTGTGAAATAGGTTTTGTAAAACTGGTCATATTTTCCAATGCTCAAATCTATTTTATAAGTTTGCTGTTGCTCAGAGTCATCCCTTTTAACTTCTGAATGACGATTAGCTAAGCTGACTTGTCAAATAGTTTTTCTTGTTTCATCATATGACCATTTACAATCAGATGTCATGTACTTTTCATGTGTTACTTGAATATCTGATCGAGAGAATGAGTGAGGTGGGCAGTCTGCTAAACTGCCTTCTTGCCAAATAATTTTTCATGTTTAATCAAATGGCCATCTAGAGTTTTATCTCGTGCTCTATTCAATTGAGCAGTTTAATTGTGTCATTATTATTGACATACAAACAAGTGGAAGACAAGTCTGTAATTTATTAAAGCTTGTTTTTGTTCATGATTATTTTACCCTTAAGTATTTTTTCATGCTATGCTGCAGTCTGTTGCTATTTTCTTCAGCCAGGTCATGGCTAAGATTGGAGGAAACACTGCTGGTCCAGGTACATAAAATCTTCAAATATGATTTACTTCAGCCTGTTGAAACTTTAGATGTCATTCATCGTTAGGAACTAATTTTATGCTGCGAGTGTATGAAGGTGATGCTGTGGTCAATGTTTACATTAACCATGACAAAAAATTCGCCTTTGTTGAGATGAGGTCCGTTGAGGAAGCTAGCAATGCAATGGCTTTGGATGGGATTATTTTTGAGGTTGTATGATACTTCTCTcttcctctttcattttttgaagTAAATGAACATGGATGGTCTGAATGAATTTGATTTCTTTTTAATTATAACTCTAGGGGGCACCTGTCAAAGTCAGGAGACCTACTGATTACAACCCTTCTCTAGCTGCTACTCTAGGCCCAAGCCAACCTAACCCAAACCTGAACCTTGGCGCTGTTGGTTTAACCCCTGGGTCAGCTGGTGGACTTGAAGGCCCTGATCGCATTTTTGTGGGTGGACTTCCATATTACTTCACAGAAACTCAGATCAGGGAGCTTTTAGAAACTTTTGGTCCTCTTCGGGGTTTCGATCTGGTGAAAGATAGAGAAACAGGAAATTCAAAGGGTTATGCATTTTGTGTTTACCAAGATCTTGCTGTTACTGATATTGCATGTGCAGCTCTGAATGGAATTAAGATGGGAGATAAGACTCTTACTGTTAGACGTGCTAATCAAGGGACAACCCAGCCTAAACCTGAACAAGAGAGCATTTTAATGCATGCACAACAGCAAATTGCTCTGCAGGTATGAAATATTGTCTCTGAAAATGTTTCTATTACTAATATTCTGGTGCCCGTTTAAAACTCTAGTTACTTTATACTTCCAATTTTGCAGAAACTTATATTTCAACCAGCATTAGTAGCTACAAAGGTGGTGTGTTTAACCAACGCAGTTGCTCCTGACGAGCTCAAGGAAGATGAGGACTTTGAAGAAATTATCGATGATATGAGACAGGAATGCTCCAAATTTGGTAATTACTGATTTTGAGTGCTGGTTTTCTACCGAAACCTGCAATGCGTATTAGTTGCTATATTTATTTGTTTCATAGCCATTCTTCTATAAAGTATAAGGACTAACTTACAATCCCAGGCCTCCATAACCTTCCATCTTTATGCATCTGTACCTACTTCATTGCATATTTTGAAAGTTTATTTACACGGTACACTCTTTTATTGTCACAATATGCGCAGGTACTTTGGTGAATGTTGTGATCCCTCGCCCACAACCAGATGGGGATCTATCTGGTGGAGTTGGAAAGGTCTGTATTCTGTGAAAAAAATTTCTTGCCATgacatatatttttttttcaagttatcattcttgttttctttatgataatgatgatgattgTGGTTGTTATTATTAATATAGAAATGAAGGGTGCATGGAGTTTTATGGTAGAAATAAATTGGTGTATAGTTATTAGTCATGGGTGGAAAATATAAAAAGTTTGAGTACCATTAGAGTCTGAGCTAGTTTTAAAAAATTCTATTGCAGGAAATTGACCAGATAGAGAACATATTTTTTGTTAACTTTTTGAGTTGTTTATTCCTTCTGGGGTAAAGCT from Lathyrus oleraceus cultivar Zhongwan6 chromosome 7, CAAS_Psat_ZW6_1.0, whole genome shotgun sequence encodes the following:
- the LOC127104631 gene encoding uncharacterized protein LOC127104631, whose protein sequence is MKFEFPDEDVLFLKEYYNRPDPYEGPEPGSRWTLMFDGASNASRNGVGVVITSPTGFHIPFTAIICFDCTNNMTEYEACIYGIKATIDLRIKFLKVYGDSTLVFIKIKGEWERRHPNLIPYREHVLKLITYFEEITFDHIPREENHLADALATLASMFKVKWANEAPSIIIMRLDEPTFCYANDEVQDDKP
- the LOC127105957 gene encoding splicing factor U2af large subunit A isoform X4, with protein sequence MLAGSAAVTGQITAPNPTIPGVLQNMFPMAPSQMQQFSALPMMPIQAMTQQATRHARRVYVGGLPPTANEQSVAIFFSQVMAKIGGNTAGPGDAVVNVYINHDKKFAFVEMRSVEEASNAMALDGIIFEGAPVKVRRPTDYNPSLAATLGPSQPNPNLNLGAVGLTPGSAGGLEGPDRIFVGGLPYYFTETQIRELLETFGPLRGFDLVKDRETGNSKGYAFCVYQDLAVTDIACAALNGIKMGDKTLTVRRANQGTTQPKPEQESILMHAQQQIALQKLIFQPALVATKVVCLTNAVAPDELKEDEDFEEIIDDMRQECSKFGTLVNVVIPRPQPDGDLSGGVGKVFLEYVDIEGATKARTGLNGRKFGGNEVIAVFYQENKFAQGDYEG
- the LOC127105957 gene encoding splicing factor U2af large subunit A isoform X6; translated protein: MFPMAPSQMQQFSALPMMPIQAMTQQATRHARRVYVGGLPPTANEQSVAIFFSQVMAKIGGNTAGPGDAVVNVYINHDKKFAFVEMRSVEEASNAMALDGIIFEGAPVKVRRPTDYNPSLAATLGPSQPNPNLNLGAVGLTPGSAGGLEGPDRIFVGGLPYYFTETQIRELLETFGPLRGFDLVKDRETGNSKGYAFCVYQDLAVTDIACAALNGIKMGDKTLTVRRANQGTTQPKPEQESILMHAQQQIALQKLIFQPALVATKVVCLTNAVAPDELKEDEDFEEIIDDMRQECSKFGTLVNVVIPRPQPDGDLSGGVGKVFLEYVDIEGATKARTGLNGRKFGGNEVIAVFYQENKFAQGDYEG
- the LOC127105957 gene encoding splicing factor U2af large subunit A isoform X2, whose product is MAEYEEEERYEGNGAGGGGGEGGGEGGGGEDLDTTHPYPSSASSPQLLDHPVSKSRHESRDYDRESSRSREKELEKDRKRDKERHRDRDRERDRGDGEKERDPHHRDYRHRDRKDRERGRGRDREDGDSHRSRDRDRDHDRRGRGDYDREERHKRRSRSISPSKDRSEHGTRSRSRSKSKRVSGFDLAPPPSAMLAGSAAVTGQITAPNPTIPGVLQNMFPMAPSQMQQFSALPMMPIQAMTQQATRHARRVYVGGLPPTANEQSVAIFFSQVMAKIGGNTAGPGDAVVNVYINHDKKFAFVEMRSVEEASNAMALDGIIFEGAPVKVRRPTDYNPSLAATLGPSQPNPNLNLGAVGLTPGSAGGLEGPDRIFVGGLPYYFTETQIRELLETFGPLRGFDLVKDRETGNSKGYAFCVYQDLAVTDIACAALNGIKMGDKTLTVRRANQGTTQPKPEQESILMHAQQQIALQKLIFQPALVATKVVCLTNAVAPDELKEDEDFEEIIDDMRQECSKFGTLVNVVIPRPQPDGDLSGGVGKVFLEYVDIEGATKARTGLNGRKFGGNEVIAVFYQENKFAQGDYEG
- the LOC127105957 gene encoding splicing factor U2af large subunit A isoform X3 produces the protein MLAGSAAVTAGQITAPNPTIPGVLQNMFPMAPSQMQQFSALPMMPIQAMTQQATRHARRVYVGGLPPTANEQSVAIFFSQVMAKIGGNTAGPGDAVVNVYINHDKKFAFVEMRSVEEASNAMALDGIIFEGAPVKVRRPTDYNPSLAATLGPSQPNPNLNLGAVGLTPGSAGGLEGPDRIFVGGLPYYFTETQIRELLETFGPLRGFDLVKDRETGNSKGYAFCVYQDLAVTDIACAALNGIKMGDKTLTVRRANQGTTQPKPEQESILMHAQQQIALQKLIFQPALVATKVVCLTNAVAPDELKEDEDFEEIIDDMRQECSKFGTLVNVVIPRPQPDGDLSGGVGKVFLEYVDIEGATKARTGLNGRKFGGNEVIAVFYQENKFAQGDYEG
- the LOC127105957 gene encoding splicing factor U2af large subunit B isoform X7; translated protein: MAEYEEEERYEGNGAGGGGGEGGGEGGGGEDLDTTHPYPSSASSPQLLDHPVSKSRHESRDYDRESSRSREKELEKDRKRDKERHRDRDRERDRGDGEKERDPHHRDYRHRDRKDRERGRGRDREDGDSHRSRDRDRDHDRRGRGDYDREERHKRRSRSISPSKDRSEHGTRSRSRSKSKRVSGFDLAPPPSAMLAGSAAVTGICSCVLKKVHIKLHAVIWAMLGNLPQCVDNGREPTSVAFMSMEESMHRYLVGLVRLQLETISTLVDITAPNPTIPGVLQNMFPMAPSQMQQFSALPMMPIQAMTQQATRHARRVYVGGLPPTANEQSVAIFFSQVMAKIGGNTAGPGDAVVNVYINHDKKFAFVEMRSVEEASNAMALDGIIFEGAPVKVRRPTDYNPSLAATLGPSQPNPNLNLGAVGLTPGSAGGLEGPDRIFVGGLPYYFTETQIRELLETFGPLRGFDLVKDRETGNSKGYAFCVYQDLAVTDIACAALNGIKMGDKTLTVRRANQGTTQPKPEQESILMHAQQQIALQKLIFQPALVATKVVCLTNAVAPDELKEDEDFEEIIDDMRQECSKFGTLVNVVIPRPQPDGDLSGGVGKVFLEYVDIEGATKARTGLNGRKFGGNEVIAVFYQENKFAQGDYEG
- the LOC127105957 gene encoding splicing factor U2af large subunit A isoform X1, which translates into the protein MAEYEEEERYEGNGAGGGGGEGGGEGGGGEDLDTTHPYPSSASSPQLLDHPVSKSRHESRDYDRESSRSREKELEKDRKRDKERHRDRDRERDRGDGEKERDPHHRDYRHRDRKDRERGRGRDREDGDSHRSRDRDRDHDRRGRGDYDREERHKRRSRSISPSKDRSEHGTRSRSRSKSKRVSGFDLAPPPSAMLAGSAAVTAGQITAPNPTIPGVLQNMFPMAPSQMQQFSALPMMPIQAMTQQATRHARRVYVGGLPPTANEQSVAIFFSQVMAKIGGNTAGPGDAVVNVYINHDKKFAFVEMRSVEEASNAMALDGIIFEGAPVKVRRPTDYNPSLAATLGPSQPNPNLNLGAVGLTPGSAGGLEGPDRIFVGGLPYYFTETQIRELLETFGPLRGFDLVKDRETGNSKGYAFCVYQDLAVTDIACAALNGIKMGDKTLTVRRANQGTTQPKPEQESILMHAQQQIALQKLIFQPALVATKVVCLTNAVAPDELKEDEDFEEIIDDMRQECSKFGTLVNVVIPRPQPDGDLSGGVGKVFLEYVDIEGATKARTGLNGRKFGGNEVIAVFYQENKFAQGDYEG
- the LOC127105957 gene encoding splicing factor U2af large subunit A isoform X5 — protein: MPILAGQITAPNPTIPGVLQNMFPMAPSQMQQFSALPMMPIQAMTQQATRHARRVYVGGLPPTANEQSVAIFFSQVMAKIGGNTAGPGDAVVNVYINHDKKFAFVEMRSVEEASNAMALDGIIFEGAPVKVRRPTDYNPSLAATLGPSQPNPNLNLGAVGLTPGSAGGLEGPDRIFVGGLPYYFTETQIRELLETFGPLRGFDLVKDRETGNSKGYAFCVYQDLAVTDIACAALNGIKMGDKTLTVRRANQGTTQPKPEQESILMHAQQQIALQKLIFQPALVATKVVCLTNAVAPDELKEDEDFEEIIDDMRQECSKFGTLVNVVIPRPQPDGDLSGGVGKVFLEYVDIEGATKARTGLNGRKFGGNEVIAVFYQENKFAQGDYEG